gtattttgaattctctttattatattttgttttcgCCTTAATGAAAATTCCGAtccttgtttttattatttaattgttgACATTATAGTTTATAATTTGGATGTGATTTTGTGAAGAAAGACAAGTAGGAGAAGATAGTCCATCAAAAGTGAAAATCAATGGTTTTTTGGTGAGACAACGAATTTCTCAAGGAGTGCACACATTGAAAAGGAATTTCAAAGGTTTCTATCAATTATTTGGTAAGTATTATAGTTTTTTGTACTCATGGTATAATAAGTTACttgaattagatgatttttgaGTAATCTCTTgataattcaactatatatTTTCTTGTCTTTCAGTGTACAAAGAAGAGATTGAAGAAATGGAGATGGAAATAGGGTATCCAACAGATGTGAAGCATGTAACACATATAGGATGGGATGGATCTACCAAAATTAATCCAATGATCAAAGGCTGGGATAATTCAAAGGAACCAGATTTactttcttttccctcaatttctaTTCAACAATTTCAACTTGCTATGACTTCGCAAGCTGGTGGATCATCTAGGTTTTAGTAGTTGCAACTAATTTTCATTGACTTTTTatgtaacttttttttttctgtttcgTTTGATATCGATCAACTAAATTCAAGTATGCGCGGAAAAAGTCTTAAGACAATTTTATAACTAGAGCTCGAATTTGAGATCCGCGATTAAGTATGAAAGAGTCCATTATTTTTTGTTGGTATCTGTATtgtcatttttgcttttatttttgttgatgtTTTTTATGAGTGTATGGAGTAAACATTTGTATTGTGTCATGGTGGTATTAGTGTGTGGAAATTAAATGTATATAATATGTCAAAATTAGTAGGGaagttgtcttttttttttccttcctatTTCCCCTTCTctatctctttttctttttctaataatGCAATTTTTCAAAAGCTCgtctctcaattttttttattgttgaaGACTAAATTAAAGTTTGAGtagaaatttaattatttaaaatttgaattatgtacaaataagaattgtagataaaaaaataaggaattgaatttttttagttgaaatatattgatgtggcaagatttcaatttttcaaGCTCAAATTCATTCCCTCATATTTGAAAGCCTAAAATTATCTAAAAATGAAACTCAAAACAAAGATCAATTGCATTTAAATTAAAGGTTCTGGCCGTTGAATAAAACATTGCTGCTAGCGCTTGAATAATAAcctcttttttcaaaatttaaagtaaaTTTAAACCATCTTGCATAGTTTGAGGAAAATTTAACATTTTTCTTTGTAATAAAAACCTTATGTATTAACATAAAGTAAATTTGAATCTTTTAACAAAGTTTAATACTTAAGTCATTTTTTCTatacaagaaaagaagaaatattgaTATTCTCCGTTTTctttttatcataaatatttttattggctagttaaattaattttttactaTGTATGAATATCAAATATATGTACTTTTACTTTGTACGTTTGGCTAGTTAAATATCATATActatttacttttattattaggttagttaaattaatttttactacgtacaaaatatcaaaccctttgagcaaaaaataaaatatcaaacacttttaaaaatatttaatttctaTAAATGTAAATACTACTATTACAATAATTTTTCAGATCACCGTTTCTGCTTCTCCTTCATCCAACAACAGTGAACAGTTCCATTCCTATTTTTACAAAACCCAATAATCTGAAATTCTGAATAAATTCAGATTtggtaataatattttatttatttatttttgtagttaAATCTTTTTAGTATATTAACCAATTTTCAAATCATAATGTTGTTGCAGAATTTATCAAAGTTTTGACATTGGAAGGAAATGGGGTTTCTGGTGACAACCTTAATTTTTGTTGTTGTCGGAGTTATTGCATCGTTCGGTGCCGGAATCTGCTGCAACAGAGGACCTTCCACTAATTTGTATGTTCAATTTATTTGGGGCTTTTGCTGTTGATTATTCTGGAACTGTCTGATTAAACTAGCTTTAACTGTCTGGTTAGTgtatttgaaaatcatactaATTCGCTAAAGTTAGTAACTTTTTGTTTCGATTGAACTAATTAATGGCTATTCACTTATCTAATGATCATATATAGAATTAGAGTCTGGCCCTTATTGTACTTCTTTTCCATGTT
This DNA window, taken from Solanum dulcamara chromosome 3, daSolDulc1.2, whole genome shotgun sequence, encodes the following:
- the LOC129881954 gene encoding CRIB domain-containing protein RIC4-like gives rise to the protein MKERSMEKFVVFPFSLGCVSESSVPVANTNTKNSELNQVPTKRQVGEDSPSKVKINGFLVRQRISQGVHTLKRNFKGFYQLFVYKEEIEEMEMEIGYPTDVKHVTHIGWDGSTKINPMIKGWDNSKEPDLLSFPSISIQQFQLAMTSQAGGSSRF